The stretch of DNA GCGACGAAAACATAAAATCTTtcaaatatatataaacaCATATCAACTGATAATTCGTTAAGAGCTGAAAAAgtgttttattgttattttgccgaAAAAGAAGGGGAGCGTGCACTAGTCTACCACTTTGGAAGATGTTGGTATGGCATTCATAAATTCAACCCCTCCTTAAAAAATAGTATATCAGTACAAATAACCATAGTGCATTTGTCCAACTCTATCTACTCTTGTTCCTCTTCCAACACGGTGAccaccaccccccctcccctcccattgGCCCCCGCCAAAAAAAAACGCCTTGCTGTTCTGAGACAGGGCTATTCTAATTTTGTAAACTCTGATGATTATAATGTCATGTTTTTATGCCATCTGGATTACTCTCATAACTTACAGTAAAGCGCACGTACGCAGTAAGAATCCTTCAGGCGACACTATCGACTGACGATTAGCACTTTCCTTGCAGCCAAAACACCGCGCTTCTAGCACTGACTAGTTTCCCAAATCGTGTGCTTTCAAATGGCACTCGGGAGGTTTATGTTTCAAATTATCCCTTCTCTACTCAATTATTCTGTTTTCGTCGGAAGTGTCTCTCTTTTCCCACTTAACCAAGTGGGTGTCGATTGCTACGATAACTGTTTTATTTACACTTGAAAGTTTAAGCAACGGCATCGGCGACGGCAAGGAAATCGTgacaaaacatgtttttatgcTTTTAGTGATTAATATTAAATAAGCTTAAAAACTCCAAATATAAAGCAAAGATGAGGACCTTTCTCTTCTCTAGCGAGCTATGGATGGGTTACGTCCAAGAACGTTCTTGTTAAACGCTATTGAAACTTGGATTCTTCGTGGTTGATGGGGAAACATGTTTATTTAAagtttgaaaatgtttttttttctgttcacCAGCCAAGACGTTGCCGTTGTGGCATTTTAAATTCCCCATAACCTACGGGTGACCTGAGCCCGTGCATGTTTCTCTTCCCCTTATGAACAAACTATCTTTACCATGGCTTTCCTAAAGTCCGGCATCCGAAGCGCATACACTACAGGGTTAACAACCGAGTTAAGTAGCCTCCAGGCCATCACTAGCTCGTGGGCAAGCAGAAACCTCGTATACCGAGGAATCTCATGAAATATAAGATCCGGTAGCCACGTCACTAGTGACAGAGCAGTGACAATAAACAGAGTCTCGGCGAGTTCGCGATCACGCCGAGTTGACGGATGCGAGAGTTTTATGCGCTGTTTCCTCACGTTTACAAGGATGATAAAATACGAGCAGCATATCACTGCAAGACTGGAAAACGCCAGAACATTCCGCGACCAAATGGTGATAATGGCTTCATCAGTGGCTGCGTAGCTTAGACCCAGAGGCAAAGCGATGGCCCACTGGGCAACGATTCCATAGAAGTATGCACGTGGCTGCACCTGTCGATGTCGCAATGGTCGAACTGTGGCGTGCAGGCGCTCCATGGCGATAAGAACAAGGCCATTAATTGACGCCGTCGAGCAAGCAATCCAGAGGACATCTCCGGCGAATCGCCAGCCTGAGATGTACTTGTCAATCAGGACGAAGGAGTAGCAAAAGATTGCCGCGAGCCCAACCATGGCGTCGGCCGCTGCTACTGCGATAAGGAAGTAAGTACTGCGCTTGCGCAAGGCCCTGTTTGTTGCAAATGTGATGAGAGTAAGGATGTTGGATAGAAAGATGACGAAACCTTCAGCGATCAAGAGCCAGTAAAGAAGGCCAAGTCGAGGCGTCTCCCAATCATGAATTACCCCCATCATTAGCGAACGATCTAGAAAACGAATAATTCGAGCAAGTTTACAAATTATCAGTAAAGTTAGtgctaaaaaatatttgccctaaaaaaagaaattatcaAACAAAAAGACAATACTACAAACTAC from Nematostella vectensis chromosome 8, jaNemVect1.1, whole genome shotgun sequence encodes:
- the LOC5507259 gene encoding lysophosphatidic acid receptor 3 produces the protein MMGVIHDWETPRLGLLYWLLIAEGFVIFLSNILTLITFATNRALRKRSTYFLIAVAAADAMVGLAAIFCYSFVLIDKYISGWRFAGDVLWIACSTASINGLVLIAMERLHATVRPLRHRQVQPRAYFYGIVAQWAIALPLGLSYAATDEAIITIWSRNVLAFSSLAVICCSYFIILVNVRKQRIKLSHPSTRRDRELAETLFIVTALSLVTWLPDLIFHEIPRYTRFLLAHELVMAWRLLNSVVNPVVYALRMPDFRKAMVKIVCS